In Actinomyces sp. zg-332, the following proteins share a genomic window:
- a CDS encoding YajQ family cyclic di-GMP-binding protein: MADSSFDIVSKLDRQEVDNAVNQTAKEISQRYDFKNVNADIELTKDAVIMQANAPQRVMAILDVLQTKLLRRGLSLKVLDTKDREPKASGKDYKLVAPLREGLNQDIAKQITKIIREKGPKGVKTQIQGEEVRVSSKSRDDLQAVIALLKESDVDAALQFVNYR, translated from the coding sequence ATGGCAGATTCATCTTTCGACATCGTTTCTAAATTGGATAGGCAAGAAGTGGACAACGCTGTAAACCAAACAGCCAAAGAAATTTCTCAACGTTACGATTTTAAAAACGTTAACGCAGATATAGAACTCACAAAAGACGCCGTCATTATGCAGGCTAATGCTCCTCAAAGAGTCATGGCTATCCTTGACGTTCTACAAACAAAACTACTCCGTCGAGGTCTTTCTTTAAAAGTCTTAGATACTAAAGATCGTGAACCAAAAGCTTCAGGTAAGGACTATAAACTAGTTGCTCCTCTAAGAGAGGGACTTAACCAAGATATTGCAAAACAAATCACAAAAATTATTCGCGAAAAAGGACCTAAAGGCGTAAAAACACAAATTCAGGGCGAAGAAGTAAGAGTTAGTTCAAAGTCTAGAGATGATTTACAGGCTGTAATAGCACTTTTGAAAGAATCAGATGTAGATGCAGCTCTACAATTCGTAAACTACAGGTAA
- the htpX gene encoding zinc metalloprotease HtpX, with the protein MHSHNNGLKTVILLSSMFAILALIGSGLSIAFNHIGFMFFFMMFGLWFIFYSYWNSDKIAIRSMNAYPVNEQQQPQMHKIVAELSQKAGKPMPRLYVAPTNSPNAFATGRNPNHAAVCCTHGILAILNERELRAVLAHELMHVYNRDILTSSIAAGIGSLITSLAHLAFFAGGRGSDNRGNIFSSILLALLAPVASTMLQLAISRTREYDADEDGAHLCEDPLALASALKKLESGIQLAPLPETPKTEQVSHMMIANPFGSLNAKNFFSTHPPTEERIKRLEEIAGY; encoded by the coding sequence ATGCATTCGCACAATAACGGGTTGAAAACAGTCATATTGCTATCAAGTATGTTCGCAATACTAGCCTTAATAGGTAGTGGATTATCTATAGCTTTCAATCATATAGGCTTCATGTTTTTCTTCATGATGTTTGGATTATGGTTTATATTCTATTCATACTGGAATAGTGACAAAATTGCTATAAGGTCAATGAATGCATACCCTGTGAATGAGCAACAACAACCACAAATGCACAAGATTGTTGCTGAATTGAGTCAAAAAGCTGGAAAACCTATGCCACGACTATATGTAGCTCCTACAAATTCCCCTAATGCTTTTGCTACTGGTAGGAATCCGAACCATGCAGCTGTGTGCTGTACTCACGGAATACTTGCAATACTCAATGAACGTGAGCTAAGAGCCGTATTAGCTCACGAATTAATGCACGTATACAATAGAGACATTTTGACAAGCTCGATTGCAGCTGGAATAGGTAGCTTAATAACTTCTCTAGCACATTTGGCTTTCTTTGCCGGAGGCAGAGGATCTGATAATAGGGGAAATATTTTTTCTTCTATACTCTTAGCACTGCTGGCTCCTGTCGCTTCTACGATGCTGCAACTCGCTATTTCTCGTACAAGGGAGTATGACGCTGATGAAGATGGTGCGCACTTGTGTGAAGATCCGTTAGCTTTGGCTTCTGCTTTGAAAAAACTAGAGTCGGGCATACAACTTGCTCCTTTGCCTGAAACACCTAAAACAGAGCAAGTTTCACACATGATGATTGCTAACCCTTTCGGTAGTTTAAATGCTAAGAATTTCTTTTCCACACATCCACCTACTGAGGAAAGAATAAAAAGATTAGAGGAAATAGCTGGATACTAA
- a CDS encoding DNA alkylation repair protein, whose translation MKSPKDIQERLLSYQDLGYKDFTSKHIPNISKETIIGVRMPNIRLLAKEIAKDEQSCKGFLRDLPHTYYEENILHSCVISILKNPNDIFEYVEEFLPYIDNWAVNDALNPKVLKKKQDTLEKLYGRITEWAFSNEEYVVRFACFALLCNFVDNDFSISHLDLILQISKREVSEKYYTKMGIAWYLSMVLVRHYDKAIFILEQKLLPTWIHNKTIQKTIESYKCRPEWKEYLKSLRVKNSSK comes from the coding sequence ATGAAAAGCCCAAAAGATATACAAGAGCGCTTATTGTCTTACCAAGATTTAGGCTACAAGGATTTTACGAGTAAGCATATTCCAAATATATCTAAAGAAACTATCATAGGTGTTCGCATGCCGAATATTCGTTTATTGGCTAAGGAAATAGCTAAAGATGAACAGTCATGCAAAGGTTTCCTTAGGGATTTGCCACATACTTACTATGAGGAAAATATTTTACATTCTTGTGTTATAAGTATTTTGAAAAATCCTAACGATATCTTTGAATATGTGGAAGAATTTTTGCCGTATATTGATAATTGGGCTGTGAACGATGCTTTGAATCCTAAAGTTTTGAAGAAAAAACAGGATACTTTAGAAAAACTTTATGGAAGAATCACTGAGTGGGCGTTTTCTAATGAAGAATATGTAGTGAGATTTGCTTGTTTTGCTTTGCTGTGTAATTTTGTTGATAATGACTTTAGTATTTCGCACTTGGACCTAATTCTTCAAATATCTAAGCGTGAAGTTAGTGAAAAATATTACACTAAAATGGGGATTGCTTGGTATTTAAGTATGGTGTTAGTAAGACATTATGATAAAGCTATATTTATTTTAGAACAGAAGTTACTACCTACTTGGATACATAATAAAACTATTCAGAAAACAATAGAAAGTTATAAATGTAGGCCTGAGTGGAAAGAGTATTTAAAGTCTTTACGTGTGAAAAACTCTTCTAAGTAA